The genomic stretch TCAAACGACCAGTACGAAATACGGTGAAGGCCGACCGCAACAAACGGTCGGCCTTTTTACTTATTATCACTTGGAATATATCACAAAAGATGTTGGAGTCTCCCACAGCCTGATTTCGGATAAGCGATAGCGCTCCGTTGAAAGGTGCGGATACAGCCTGTTCCAAATCCACTCGGCTATGTTTTCTGCAGATGGCTGTTGCAGGATTTCGTTGATGTATGAATGATCCAGAACACTCAGAACGTGTTCTTGAACAATACGTTTCAACTCAATAAAATCAATGACCATTCCTTCCTCATCCCTCTCACCGCACACAACAACCTGGAGTTTGTACGTATGACCGTGGAGCTTCTCGCACTTTCCCTTGTAGGAAACCAGATTGTGCGCAGCATCGAAGGTGAATTCTTTAACTACACAGAGCATAAAACCGTCCCCCTTTCCTTCGATCTTTCGATGAGCCTTGTTTTTCATCACAAGCGGTTACTTATGGTTACTAAAAAGGCCCGGTGAGGTTTGCCACCGGGCCGATGTTGTCGTTACCAATTTACCACTGACGTGGTCATATCCTCACACTTTTAGCCCCACGCTTAGGCTCGTGAGCTGTCTGTTGTTCCGAACTTCTCTTCTTGCGCTGCCCTCGGAGTTTCTTCGTACTGCACGTTCGCGAAGATTTGGAAACCTGTACCAGCCGGTATGAGCTGACCAACGATAACATTTTCTTTCAGACCTTTGAGATAATCAATGGCACCCCTGACCGCCGCATCTGTGAGCACCTGTTGCGTTTGCTGGAAGCTTGCAGCACTGAGCCATCCTTCGTATTCAAGCGAGGCTTGGGTAATTCTGAGTAACCTCCTTCTGTACTTGACCGTTTCTTTCGGTGCAATCTGGTACGTCTCCAACTCTTTGTCTGAAGTTAGTACGACAACTTCTTTGATTCCGTATTTGATTAACTTTTCTATGAGTTCTTCGGTGACCTCCTCGCCTTCTTTGGCAAGTTCCAAGATTTCGCCGTTTTCGTCTTTGACAATGATGTGTCTTGCGAGTGCTTTACCAAGAACACGTTTTCTGTTGATTTCGATCCTTGCATTCCCTTCCATGATTTCCTTGTTGACCTTGTTCAAGAGACTGATTGGCACGAGCTCGCCGGGCAAGAAGTCAGTATCGCCAGCGTCGATCACTTCACCTTTGTTGAGCATCTGTCTGATGATCAACTCAAAGTGTTTATCGTGGATGTCCACACCTTGCTGGACGTAAACCTTCTTTATTTCCTTGAGCAAGTATATCGCCGTTTCCTCCGTACCGAGGTCTTCGAGAATCTTGCGCACCTTCAACGAACCGCTTGTAAGAGACTGACCCGGGAGCACCTTCTGACCTATGACCACGTTAACCCTGACTCTCGGTGGCACCTCGTACTCGTGGATCGCACCGAGTTCATCCTGGACGTAAATCTTCTTCGGTTCGTCCTGGGAGATGTCAACAACTGTTCCTTTGACCTTTGAGAACACTCCTTCGGGATCTTTCGTCTTCTTCCTTGCTTCGAAGAGTTCTTCAACCCTCGGCAAACCTTGTGTAATGTCCGCTGTCGTTGCGATTCCACCGGTGTGGAACGTTCTCATCGTCAGCTGGGTACCGGGCTCACCGATGGACTGTGCCGCAATGATTCCAACGGCCTCACCAACGTTGACTATCTTGTGGTTCGACAAGTCGAGTCCGTAACATTTTGCACAGACACCCGTTTCCGATTCACACGTGAGCGGTGTTCTAACGTAAATTTCAGGTCTCACAACGATACTCTCAACACCGTTCTCTTCAAGGAGCTTGGCAACAACTGGATCGATTTGTTCCTCTTCCACCGCGATCTGCTTTTGCTTGTTCTTATCCCAAACTACGTCTTCTGCAACAACGTTACCTACAACAGGATAAACTTTCACACGCACACTCCGAATTCCGGCATCTCTCAGCTTTTTAACAATTCCCCAGTCGAGTTCTGTTTCCGGATGGATCACTTCGTCTCCGAGATCTATCCTCTCCACTATTTCAGCGTAGAATTCAGGAATGTTTCCGCTTGTTACATCAAATTCCATTTCTTCAACAACCTTAACCCTCTTCCTGTAGTTCGAGAGGAACCTCGCATCGTCGTCGTTGATGAGCGTGTCACGTGTGTAGAGCTTTCCGGTTTCCGGGTTCATCAGTACGTTACCCGTACCAGGTTCGTAAACATCGCGCGCAAGGACCCTACTGAAGATGAAGTCCTCTATCTTTTCAACAACGAAATTATCCGAACTCTTCAGGATCCGTGCCCTGACACCCTCGTGCGTACCACAATCCGGTTCGGTAATCACGACACTCTGGACAACGTCAACAAGACGTCTTGTGAGGTATCCAGCGGAGCTCGTTCTGAGTGCCGTGTCCGCGGAACCTTTTCTTGCACCGTGCGTACTGATGAAGAACTCGAGCATCGAAAGTCCTTCGCGGAAGTTGGAGATAATCGGTATCTCGATCGTTCTTCCGGAAGGATCAGCCATTAAGCCGCGCATACCAGATAGTTGCTTGAGCTGGTCCTTGTTACCCCTCGCTCCGGAATCGACCATTATGAAGACCGGGTTGAACGGATCCTCTCCGAGGTGACGGTAGGTTTCCTCCTGGATCTCGGAGGTTGCATCGTTCCAGATCTTGATCGTCTCTTTGTACTTTTCCTCGTCGCTAAGGAATCCTTCTTCGTAGAGCCTTTCGATCTGTTCAACCTTCTTCAATGCCGCTTCAACGATTTCCTTCTTCCTCGGTGATATCTTCAAGTCTTTCAAACTGATGGTTAATCCGGAGACCGTAGCGTAATGGAATCCGAGGTCCTTAATGTCATCGAGCAAGTCCGCCGTTCTGTCGATTCCGTACTGTTTGAAGGTCTTGTAAACGACATCCTTGATACCGTTCTTACCGAAGGTCTTATTGTAATCCCTGAGATCCTC from Fervidobacterium thailandense encodes the following:
- the queD gene encoding 6-carboxytetrahydropterin synthase QueD, which encodes MLCVVKEFTFDAAHNLVSYKGKCEKLHGHTYKLQVVVCGERDEEGMVIDFIELKRIVQEHVLSVLDHSYINEILQQPSAENIAEWIWNRLYPHLSTERYRLSEIRLWETPTSFVIYSK